The following are from one region of the Methanobacterium veterum genome:
- a CDS encoding HAD family hydrolase: protein MIEIPGTIFLDLDGTLLDTSPRHYKLYQDILNKRGVSESKVSPEKFWNMKRTGIKTRNILPASFSEEAVISFEEEWLQKIEKKSYLQYDEPFPKTKKVLSCLNNEFDLVLVTLRNNKENLHWELSKLGLQSYFKSIICGKGPKKKLVEDYLRDSPYEKCIIIGDTEEDIKTGLELKITTVSVTWGIRSRAFLEDFNPDFCTDSFQEIIDIINF, encoded by the coding sequence GTGATTGAAATACCTGGAACTATCTTTTTAGATTTAGACGGAACCTTGTTAGATACTTCTCCAAGGCATTACAAACTATATCAAGACATCCTTAATAAAAGAGGAGTATCAGAATCAAAAGTTTCCCCTGAAAAATTCTGGAACATGAAAAGAACAGGTATAAAAACACGTAATATTTTACCTGCATCCTTCTCAGAGGAAGCTGTAATTAGTTTTGAAGAGGAATGGCTGCAGAAAATAGAAAAAAAATCATATCTGCAGTACGATGAACCTTTTCCCAAAACAAAAAAGGTCTTATCATGTCTAAATAACGAATTTGATCTGGTTCTGGTTACATTAAGGAATAATAAAGAAAATCTTCACTGGGAACTCTCAAAATTAGGCTTACAAAGTTATTTTAAATCTATAATCTGCGGTAAAGGTCCTAAGAAGAAATTAGTTGAAGACTATTTAAGGGATAGTCCTTATGAGAAATGTATAATTATCGGTGATACTGAAGAAGATATAAAAACAGGCTTAGAATTAAAAATAACTACCGTTTCGGTTACATGGGGAATAAGATCCAGGGCATTTTTAGAAGATTTTAATCCAGACTTTTGTACAGACAGTTTTCAAGAAATAATTGACATCATTAATTTTTAA
- a CDS encoding ATP-grasp domain-containing protein, whose translation MKRLLVGGAGGTPSNNFIQSIKESSEKVFIIGMTSDPYDLCKANVEKRHLIPNAREKDYYLILEEIISENEPEFIHVQNDFEVLAISRFRNKLKKMNVITCLPKHESVVNCIDKLKSWEIWEKSEIEVPKSLIIKDEHDLKEAFKNLGNTIWIRSIKGAAGNGALPTSDVDFAKSWIDYFDGWGKFMAAEYLSPTSVTWMSLWDKGELIVAQGRKRLNWAFNDRTLSGVTGITGTGVTVSDPLVDKIAQKAILSIDSKPHGVWSVDMTYDSKGMPNPTEINIGRFFTTSLFFTKLGLNMPYIYLKLAFGEELPEIKKKINPLPPDYAWIRGMDTKPVLTNMKKISEYKKDLKKRRSLYI comes from the coding sequence ATGAAACGTTTACTTGTAGGAGGAGCTGGCGGAACTCCTTCCAATAATTTCATCCAATCAATTAAGGAATCATCAGAAAAAGTATTTATAATTGGAATGACCAGCGATCCTTATGATCTCTGCAAGGCAAATGTTGAAAAACGCCATTTAATTCCAAATGCTAGAGAAAAGGACTATTATTTAATTCTTGAAGAAATAATAAGCGAAAATGAACCTGAATTTATCCATGTACAAAATGACTTTGAAGTACTTGCAATATCTCGATTCAGGAACAAGCTGAAAAAAATGAATGTGATTACCTGTTTACCCAAACATGAATCAGTAGTAAACTGCATTGATAAATTAAAATCATGGGAAATATGGGAAAAATCTGAAATTGAAGTTCCTAAATCATTAATTATCAAAGATGAACACGATTTAAAAGAAGCTTTCAAAAATTTAGGGAATACAATCTGGATTAGATCGATTAAAGGAGCAGCAGGTAATGGTGCATTACCCACTTCAGATGTAGATTTTGCTAAAAGCTGGATCGATTATTTTGATGGATGGGGTAAATTTATGGCAGCGGAATATCTGAGCCCTACATCAGTTACATGGATGTCTCTATGGGATAAAGGAGAACTAATAGTTGCACAGGGAAGAAAACGGCTAAATTGGGCATTTAACGACCGAACCTTGTCGGGAGTTACAGGCATAACCGGCACTGGAGTTACAGTATCAGACCCATTAGTGGACAAAATAGCCCAAAAAGCTATTTTAAGCATAGATTCTAAGCCTCATGGTGTGTGGTCAGTAGATATGACTTATGATAGCAAAGGAATGCCAAATCCTACTGAAATAAATATAGGTAGATTTTTCACTACAAGTCTGTTTTTTACAAAATTAGGGCTTAACATGCCATATATCTATTTAAAATTAGCTTTTGGTGAAGAATTGCCCGAAATAAAGAAAAAAATAAACCCATTACCTCCTGACTACGCATGGATTCGAGGAATGGACACCAAACCAGTTTTAACAAATATGAAAAAGATAAGTGAATACAAAAAAGACCTGAAAAAGCGCAGGAGTCTGTATATTTAA
- a CDS encoding nuclear transport factor 2 family protein: protein MKEKRMKQIIDEYIKAYNEFNVDEMLRNVHEDVELKSTTNGEVNVQLKGITTLKNQAEQSLTLFKKREMKIIEQLINGNTVENKIAFKGVIGVDFPDGSVKSGELVKLEGKSIFQFEKGKIILIEDVR from the coding sequence ATGAAGGAAAAACGCATGAAACAGATAATCGACGAATATATCAAAGCTTACAACGAGTTCAACGTGGATGAAATGCTTAGAAATGTCCACGAGGATGTTGAACTTAAAAGTACCACAAATGGAGAAGTAAATGTCCAGCTTAAGGGCATAACTACCTTAAAGAATCAGGCAGAACAATCATTGACCTTATTTAAAAAAAGAGAGATGAAAATAATTGAACAGTTAATTAATGGCAATACTGTAGAAAATAAAATTGCTTTTAAGGGAGTTATCGGCGTGGATTTCCCAGATGGCAGCGTAAAATCAGGTGAACTCGTTAAACTTGAAGGAAAATCTATTTTCCAGTTTGAAAAGGGTAAAATAATTTTAATTGAAGACGTAAGGTGA
- a CDS encoding class I SAM-dependent methyltransferase: protein MAKTEKRIESKTSRTAEYTCMTRAASFYEKTPQYKSNDNIAPKLLPKFFIPVIKIGMFRKFFTNRFPAGMYEYVISRTKFIDSVFQKAIYNEFDQILIFGAGFDSRGIRFADLNKKTTIFELDAPVTQKAKINQLKKRGVEIDSDITFISIDFNKESLEDKLIESGFFKNKMSLFILEGLTMYLDPEAIDSTFKVIDQFAGAGSEVVFDYVYSSVLRGKNLYYGEPEVLNQLKNTNEPWSFGIEKGKLESFLKDKNLKLIQNLNSEDLENMFFKDEQGNTIGRVNGTHCIVHAKKAKGLFCG from the coding sequence ATGGCAAAAACTGAAAAAAGAATTGAAAGTAAAACCTCAAGAACAGCAGAATATACATGTATGACAAGAGCAGCTTCATTTTACGAAAAAACACCGCAGTACAAAAGTAATGATAATATAGCTCCCAAATTACTTCCCAAATTTTTTATACCAGTTATAAAAATTGGAATGTTTAGAAAATTTTTTACAAACAGATTTCCAGCAGGCATGTATGAATATGTGATTTCAAGGACAAAATTTATTGATTCTGTTTTTCAAAAAGCAATTTACAACGAATTTGACCAAATATTGATATTTGGGGCAGGTTTCGATTCAAGGGGAATTAGATTTGCTGATTTAAACAAAAAAACCACTATTTTTGAACTGGACGCTCCAGTAACACAGAAAGCTAAAATTAACCAGCTTAAAAAAAGAGGGGTGGAAATAGACAGCGACATCACTTTTATTTCCATTGATTTTAATAAGGAATCACTTGAAGATAAGCTCATAGAATCAGGATTTTTTAAAAATAAAATGTCATTATTCATTTTAGAGGGGTTAACAATGTATTTAGATCCTGAAGCTATTGACAGTACATTCAAAGTAATAGATCAGTTTGCAGGGGCCGGCAGTGAAGTTGTTTTTGATTATGTATATTCTTCAGTTTTAAGGGGAAAAAATCTTTATTATGGAGAACCTGAAGTTTTAAATCAGTTAAAAAATACAAATGAACCCTGGTCTTTTGGAATAGAAAAAGGAAAATTAGAGTCTTTTTTAAAGGATAAAAATCTAAAATTGATCCAGAATCTAAACTCCGAAGATCTTGAAAACATGTTCTTTAAAGATGAACAAGGAAATACAATAGGCAGAGTAAACGGCACCCACTGCATAGTACATGCAAAAAAAGCCAAAGGTCTTTTTTGCGGTTGA
- a CDS encoding nuclear transport factor 2 family protein has product MEAKAMEQIINEYIKAYNEFDVEKMLKNVHKDVEFKNITNGVINVQLKGLKALKEQAEQATNLFDEREMKIIEHVIKGNTVETKIKFEGTFTVDVPDGPKAGELVKINGKSIFQFEEGKIILIEDIS; this is encoded by the coding sequence ATGGAAGCAAAAGCCATGGAACAGATCATAAATGAATATATTAAAGCATATAATGAATTCGATGTGGAAAAAATGCTTAAAAATGTCCATAAAGATGTTGAATTTAAAAATATCACAAATGGAGTAATAAATGTTCAGCTTAAAGGCCTAAAAGCCTTAAAGGAGCAGGCAGAACAGGCCACGAATTTGTTTGATGAAAGAGAAATGAAAATTATTGAACATGTAATTAAAGGAAACACCGTAGAAACCAAAATCAAATTTGAAGGTACTTTCACAGTGGACGTTCCAGATGGCCCTAAAGCAGGGGAGCTTGTAAAAATTAATGGCAAATCTATTTTTCAGTTTGAAGAAGGCAAAATAATTTTAATTGAAGATATCAGTTAA
- a CDS encoding serine hydrolase domain-containing protein, with protein sequence MPISVDEKVLPEKSYLSRYMRYVFCNKFKQTIDDYHYFPYKTMDRSENVFKFKMEKTPDLFKTIKYNIKGNPKTSKFDEFMVSSKTTSFIVIKDDKIHYENYFNGYNRDSISRFFSVTKSITSALTGIAIDEGLIKSVNEPIEQYIPEFSGQKIGSLTIKNLLEMDSGINYKEGIFPWTDAVKQYFTPDVKNLVLNLNIGDKIGEFFHYNDYHLHVLAIILEQVTNNSIKSFLEEKIWKQIGTEYSALLTVDSMVNGFEHMESGLCARAIDLAKFGRLFLNKGNWEGKQIISQKWVNESTSADNTNNSPGFFKHYNKHPWGLWFNSGKAYYKYLWWGYKIDDQEYDYFAMGTGGQILYISPRRNSIAVRLGKEWGIKGWWPTIIKEMIDMV encoded by the coding sequence ATGCCAATTAGCGTCGATGAAAAAGTCTTACCAGAAAAATCGTATTTAAGCAGGTACATGAGGTATGTTTTCTGTAATAAATTCAAACAAACCATAGATGATTACCATTATTTTCCATATAAAACTATGGACAGGTCTGAAAATGTTTTCAAGTTCAAAATGGAAAAAACGCCAGATTTATTCAAAACAATAAAATATAACATTAAAGGTAATCCCAAAACTTCCAAATTTGATGAATTTATGGTATCTTCAAAAACAACTTCTTTTATTGTTATAAAGGATGATAAAATCCATTATGAGAATTATTTTAATGGATACAACAGAGATTCCATAAGCAGGTTCTTTTCAGTTACTAAATCCATTACTTCTGCACTTACAGGAATTGCGATAGATGAAGGACTTATTAAAAGTGTCAATGAACCTATTGAGCAATATATTCCTGAATTTAGTGGGCAAAAAATAGGATCTTTAACCATCAAGAATTTATTAGAGATGGATTCAGGGATAAATTATAAAGAAGGAATTTTTCCATGGACAGATGCTGTTAAACAGTATTTCACTCCAGATGTAAAGAATTTAGTATTAAATTTAAATATTGGAGATAAAATAGGTGAGTTTTTCCATTATAACGATTATCATCTGCACGTACTGGCTATAATTTTAGAGCAAGTTACAAATAATTCAATTAAATCATTTCTTGAAGAAAAAATATGGAAACAAATTGGTACTGAATATTCTGCACTGCTCACTGTTGATTCCATGGTAAATGGATTTGAACACATGGAAAGTGGTCTGTGCGCAAGGGCAATTGACCTTGCAAAATTTGGCAGGCTGTTTCTTAACAAAGGTAACTGGGAAGGTAAACAAATTATTTCCCAAAAATGGGTTAATGAATCAACCAGTGCTGACAACACAAATAATTCTCCAGGATTTTTTAAGCATTATAACAAACATCCATGGGGATTATGGTTCAATTCAGGAAAAGCATACTATAAATACTTGTGGTGGGGATATAAAATAGATGATCAAGAATATGACTACTTTGCAATGGGAACAGGCGGCCAAATCCTTTATATAAGCCCTAGAAGAAATTCTATAGCAGTAAGACTTGGAAAGGAGTGGGGAATAAAAGGATGGTGGCCCACTATAATAAAAGAAATGATAGATATGGTTTAA
- a CDS encoding pyridoxamine 5'-phosphate oxidase family protein — protein MQYRMRKHQLSEEEITKLLTKQPVGNLATINENGYPYVVPVHFTYHEGKIYIHGLPKGQKINNIQANEKVCFETYFMKGFILDEKPCDVNTEYESVVIMGTAAIVDNFNLKEAVLNKIVKKYTPHLEGTKMPDNVIRGTGVIEVTIEECTGKYYK, from the coding sequence ATGCAATATCGAATGAGAAAACATCAGTTGAGCGAAGAAGAAATAACCAAACTCTTAACCAAACAACCAGTGGGCAACCTGGCAACCATAAATGAAAATGGATATCCCTATGTGGTCCCTGTACATTTCACTTACCATGAAGGTAAAATTTACATCCACGGACTGCCAAAAGGGCAGAAAATCAACAATATTCAGGCTAATGAAAAAGTGTGCTTTGAGACTTATTTCATGAAAGGTTTTATCCTCGATGAGAAACCATGTGATGTAAATACAGAATATGAAAGCGTTGTTATTATGGGAACCGCAGCAATTGTTGATAATTTCAATTTAAAAGAAGCTGTACTGAATAAGATTGTGAAAAAATATACTCCTCATTTAGAAGGAACCAAGATGCCAGATAATGTGATAAGAGGTACAGGCGTGATTGAAGTAACTATCGAAGAATGTACAGGCAAATATTATAAATAA
- a CDS encoding endonuclease III domain-containing protein: protein MQEKIIEIYGKLYDLYGPQGWWPLINHDGINPTKTGAIRGYHPENYELPTKRDQVYEIIIGAILTQNTSWLSAEMALFNLDELDVISPEKLLKLDDETLKSAIRCAGFLNQKAIYIREVTKFFIGIEGKVPTRKELLAVKGIGNETADSILLYAYKQPQFVVDAYTKRIFSHLGIVSEDIKYMELKELFESNLPEDMPLYQEYHALIVEHAKRYYSKKPYGVNDPLKDLMKY from the coding sequence ATGCAGGAAAAGATAATTGAAATATATGGGAAACTTTATGATCTTTACGGCCCGCAGGGCTGGTGGCCCTTAATAAACCATGATGGAATAAATCCAACCAAAACTGGAGCTATCCGAGGTTATCATCCTGAAAATTATGAATTGCCCACGAAGCGAGATCAAGTCTATGAGATAATCATTGGTGCAATTTTGACGCAGAATACATCCTGGTTGTCTGCAGAAATGGCATTATTCAACCTCGATGAATTAGATGTAATTAGCCCTGAAAAATTGTTAAAGTTAGATGATGAAACCTTAAAATCAGCCATCCGCTGTGCAGGATTTTTAAACCAAAAAGCGATCTATATCAGGGAAGTAACCAAATTTTTTATAGGAATCGAAGGGAAGGTCCCAACAAGAAAAGAATTACTGGCAGTTAAAGGTATTGGTAATGAAACTGCAGATTCGATCCTTCTTTATGCTTATAAACAACCTCAATTCGTAGTTGATGCATATACAAAAAGGATATTTTCTCATTTAGGAATTGTCAGTGAAGATATAAAATATATGGAACTTAAAGAACTGTTTGAATCAAACCTGCCTGAGGATATGCCTCTTTATCAGGAATATCACGCTTTGATAGTGGAACATGCTAAAAGATATTACAGTAAAAAGCCTTATGGTGTAAATGACCCTTTAAAAGATTTAATGAAATATTAA
- a CDS encoding head GIN domain-containing protein, translating to MKKYIIAALVILAVVAASGCTWQGTNGSGNVVNQSKNVSGFNQVSVDGAGTVIITQGDKESLTVEAEDNIMQYITTNVSNNVLNIRITNPVVPTKPIKYYLTVKDLNSISYSGGGKIQSNGLNTNSLTININGAGEGSLSNLNVKALKIIISGAGKLTMSGTANNQDISISGAGEYNAGDLTSKIATITISGAGRGTVKVSNSLNAVVNGAGQISYIGNPQVTKQLNGAGSIKQVTG from the coding sequence TTGAAAAAATATATCATTGCAGCTTTAGTTATTTTAGCAGTTGTAGCTGCATCAGGATGTACGTGGCAGGGTACAAATGGGTCTGGAAATGTAGTGAACCAGTCAAAAAACGTGAGCGGTTTTAACCAGGTTTCGGTTGACGGTGCAGGTACGGTGATTATAACTCAAGGGGACAAAGAATCCCTGACAGTTGAAGCAGAAGACAACATCATGCAGTATATTACAACCAACGTCAGCAATAACGTTCTAAATATACGTATCACCAATCCAGTTGTGCCCACCAAACCAATTAAATACTATTTAACAGTAAAAGACCTTAATTCCATCAGTTACTCTGGAGGGGGAAAAATCCAGTCCAACGGTTTAAACACCAATTCATTGACCATAAACATCAATGGGGCAGGTGAAGGTAGTCTAAGCAATTTAAACGTTAAAGCCCTTAAAATCATAATTTCAGGAGCCGGCAAATTAACCATGTCAGGCACTGCCAACAATCAGGATATTAGCATCTCTGGAGCAGGAGAATATAACGCAGGTGATTTAACCAGCAAAATAGCGACCATAACAATTAGCGGTGCAGGAAGAGGAACTGTTAAAGTATCTAACTCATTAAATGCAGTAGTTAATGGTGCAGGGCAGATATCTTACATCGGCAATCCCCAGGTAACCAAACAGCTGAACGGTGCTGGAAGTATAAAACAGGTTACAGGTTAA
- a CDS encoding 4Fe-4S dicluster domain-containing protein: MSIVTKIKDKYAGYRLAKVNNLENSVKEIDGCVTASASSPEKLMPDKLKITLKTLPRQLSIAKNMEMTVKSLKNNPYNPKVEAEADFIKQFEDYAGSIGVDSICYTNVPSTLIFKDKSILFDNAIILIMEMDKKAVDTAPSPETQEMSNVTYDELGKRTNELAGFLRENGFAAHASHPAGGVVMYPHLAQKAGLGYRGTHGMIITPKFGPRQRLSAIFTSIQNLPVNTDDDHSWIPEFCAKCGKCIKNCPGNAIIQEKSSETGITRTKVINDLCSGCTICMRGCSFNRRGYMQIKDTYEKSKEIIS, translated from the coding sequence ATGAGCATAGTAACTAAAATAAAGGACAAATACGCTGGTTACAGGCTTGCAAAAGTCAATAATCTTGAAAATAGTGTTAAAGAAATAGATGGATGCGTAACAGCATCAGCATCATCTCCAGAGAAGTTAATGCCGGATAAACTGAAAATAACACTAAAAACACTCCCAAGACAGCTTTCAATAGCAAAAAATATGGAAATGACAGTCAAATCCCTTAAAAATAATCCATATAATCCAAAAGTAGAAGCTGAAGCGGATTTTATTAAACAATTTGAAGATTATGCTGGATCAATTGGCGTAGACAGTATATGTTACACAAATGTGCCTTCCACGCTTATATTTAAAGATAAATCAATTCTTTTTGACAATGCGATTATTCTAATAATGGAAATGGACAAAAAAGCTGTAGATACTGCCCCAAGTCCTGAAACTCAGGAGATGAGCAATGTAACCTATGATGAGCTTGGTAAAAGGACCAATGAACTTGCGGGATTTTTAAGGGAAAATGGATTTGCCGCCCACGCCAGTCATCCTGCAGGAGGAGTTGTAATGTATCCACATTTAGCCCAAAAAGCAGGTTTAGGTTATAGAGGAACACATGGAATGATTATAACACCCAAGTTTGGTCCAAGACAGCGGCTGTCTGCTATATTTACAAGTATTCAAAATTTACCAGTAAATACAGATGATGATCACTCATGGATCCCTGAATTTTGTGCAAAATGCGGTAAATGTATTAAAAACTGCCCTGGAAACGCAATTATTCAAGAAAAATCTTCTGAAACTGGAATAACAAGAACAAAAGTTATAAATGATCTGTGCAGTGGCTGCACTATTTGTATGCGTGGTTGCAGTTTTAACAGAAGAGGATATATGCAAATTAAAGACACATATGAAAAATCAAAAGAGATAATAAGCTAA
- a CDS encoding TetR/AcrR family transcriptional regulator translates to MAENKGNINKLEEKNTKERIFESAIDLFAQKGFDATSMREIAEAVGIKKASLYSHYKSKNEIMDNIFEYFKKELIKMRPPEAQNLDKIDKVTPEIFRQRANLTLYIFKNPVMEKIFRIISSEQYKDKRARMIVLECLIHEPYSFSRAVLEIMVKKGIINKIDPDIKAMEFQYTIFTLFMEYLLLKSDNSNTGKIGEMIEKHLDYFVKSLEKK, encoded by the coding sequence ATGGCCGAAAATAAAGGCAATATAAATAAATTAGAAGAAAAAAATACAAAAGAAAGAATATTTGAATCTGCTATTGATTTATTTGCCCAAAAAGGGTTTGATGCAACATCTATGCGCGAAATAGCAGAAGCTGTAGGCATTAAAAAGGCATCGCTTTACAGCCACTACAAAAGCAAGAATGAAATAATGGATAATATTTTCGAATACTTTAAAAAAGAATTAATTAAAATGAGGCCTCCAGAAGCCCAGAATCTGGACAAAATAGATAAAGTAACGCCAGAAATTTTCCGTCAGAGGGCCAATCTTACACTGTACATTTTTAAAAATCCAGTAATGGAAAAAATATTCAGGATTATCTCCAGCGAGCAGTATAAAGATAAAAGAGCCAGAATGATTGTTTTAGAATGCTTGATTCATGAACCATACTCATTTTCAAGGGCAGTGTTGGAAATTATGGTTAAAAAAGGCATTATAAATAAAATAGACCCTGATATTAAAGCCATGGAATTTCAGTACACCATCTTCACATTATTTATGGAGTATCTACTTTTAAAAAGTGATAACTCCAATACAGGTAAAATAGGAGAGATGATTGAAAAACATCTGGATTATTTTGTAAAAAGCCTGGAGAAAAAGTGA
- a CDS encoding nuclease-related domain-containing protein codes for MPYLICNECEIYYEIEPDFDPEALKTCEKCGLQLKYYENFHDYYNNENINHNAYEDEKNFNTHSKYVKITTAGFILAIIGLFIFILAYVSPIFWISQSTNNFKNPNNLLNLSLQIIFLYITAVSIMAAGVLTYLYGKRNGKIMKTRVNNVNQRRITVKKNSTPNYFKNLPEGYFILNKLKIRDKRIKINHVVVGPTGIFLIHINNLRGHYVINENKWMDNIGKIVSKTILNPQQVKLNAIELKRFLDSKNLNIDYIMLNSIVAFPNNNFTVRKMPRTYTVMNTREISNFIANSKVKMDLSTITEAVVLLEHYCSDIARI; via the coding sequence ATGCCTTATTTAATCTGCAATGAGTGTGAAATTTATTATGAAATAGAACCCGATTTTGATCCCGAGGCTTTAAAAACCTGTGAAAAATGTGGTTTGCAGTTGAAGTACTATGAAAACTTCCATGATTACTATAACAATGAAAATATTAACCACAATGCTTATGAAGATGAAAAAAATTTCAATACTCACTCAAAATATGTCAAAATTACCACTGCAGGTTTTATACTTGCAATCATAGGGTTATTTATATTCATATTAGCTTATGTTTCTCCCATTTTTTGGATATCTCAAAGTACAAATAATTTTAAAAATCCAAACAATTTATTGAATTTATCTCTGCAGATAATATTTCTTTACATTACAGCTGTTTCTATTATGGCTGCAGGTGTTCTTACTTATTTATATGGTAAAAGAAATGGAAAGATAATGAAAACCCGTGTTAATAATGTAAATCAGCGGAGAATAACTGTAAAGAAAAATTCAACTCCAAATTATTTTAAAAATCTGCCTGAAGGTTATTTTATTTTAAATAAGCTGAAAATCCGGGATAAAAGAATAAAAATTAACCACGTTGTAGTTGGACCAACAGGTATCTTTTTAATCCATATCAATAATCTCCGCGGCCATTATGTCATTAATGAAAATAAATGGATGGATAATATTGGTAAAATAGTCTCAAAAACTATCCTAAATCCACAGCAGGTTAAACTGAATGCAATAGAATTAAAAAGGTTTTTAGATTCTAAAAATTTAAATATTGATTACATAATGCTTAATTCAATTGTTGCATTCCCCAATAATAATTTTACAGTTCGAAAGATGCCTAGAACTTATACTGTGATGAATACTAGAGAAATATCTAATTTTATTGCTAATTCAAAAGTAAAAATGGATTTAAGTACTATTACTGAAGCTGTAGTCTTACTGGAACATTACTGCAGCGATATAGCGCGTATTTGA
- a CDS encoding STAS domain-containing protein encodes MDINTKRINDILQISVKGRLDAFGALELDDAFNNVIKKNDIHILIDMKDVHYLSSAGIRVLLQVNKKLQKRGGDLHLCHVNQYPSEVLEMTGLDNVFLIHSGKENAVSRITQEMDKTAEINWNDAPSYTQNNIELTVYKSSQKSAILKAVGDISKVLFAQLEQKDIYSRKFSETEYSIGLGALGDDINEYMQILGEMITIGGTMVWLPTDGHDTPDFLTPYKDTGNVTIHTGFNAALEGDFNDIMIVKGKNEESFTISTLYAAVFNIARQTQPNFNGVISTAMQADLDEFYSSGVKIAPVKKFAPENHQMITHEDNFKDWMDINSEPKHHWETMISFGVGMDLSGSISTIEKEALHTLFYLNPANTGDNELILHNHAVIFKHIPLKKTCDLDKTIKNIVNKGKFMDMRHLLDNTKIKQAVIGVSYITDIVFENE; translated from the coding sequence ATGGACATAAATACCAAAAGAATTAATGATATCCTGCAAATCTCTGTTAAAGGAAGGTTAGATGCATTTGGGGCGTTAGAATTAGATGATGCATTTAATAACGTCATTAAAAAGAACGATATCCATATACTTATTGATATGAAGGATGTCCATTATTTAAGCAGTGCTGGTATCAGAGTCCTTCTTCAGGTAAATAAAAAGCTCCAAAAAAGAGGTGGAGATCTCCATTTATGCCATGTAAATCAATACCCCTCAGAAGTACTGGAAATGACAGGGTTAGATAATGTATTTTTAATACATTCTGGAAAAGAAAACGCCGTATCACGCATTACTCAAGAAATGGATAAAACAGCAGAAATAAATTGGAACGATGCACCATCTTATACTCAAAATAATATTGAACTAACCGTTTATAAATCATCACAGAAATCTGCCATTTTGAAGGCTGTTGGAGACATATCTAAGGTTTTGTTTGCCCAATTAGAGCAGAAAGATATTTATTCTAGAAAATTCTCAGAAACTGAATATTCCATCGGTCTTGGTGCGTTAGGAGATGACATAAACGAATACATGCAAATTCTCGGCGAAATGATTACCATAGGCGGGACAATGGTCTGGCTCCCAACAGACGGGCATGATACCCCTGACTTTTTAACTCCGTATAAAGATACGGGAAATGTAACGATCCATACAGGGTTTAATGCAGCATTAGAAGGAGATTTTAATGATATAATGATTGTAAAAGGTAAAAATGAAGAAAGCTTTACTATAAGCACTCTTTATGCTGCTGTATTCAATATTGCACGTCAAACTCAGCCCAATTTCAATGGAGTTATAAGTACAGCCATGCAGGCGGATTTAGATGAATTTTACAGCTCAGGGGTTAAAATTGCGCCTGTTAAAAAATTTGCACCGGAAAATCACCAGATGATAACACACGAAGATAACTTTAAAGACTGGATGGATATAAACAGTGAGCCCAAACATCATTGGGAAACAATGATAAGCTTCGGTGTGGGTATGGACCTTAGTGGAAGCATATCAACCATAGAAAAAGAAGCTTTGCACACATTGTTCTATTTAAATCCTGCAAATACTGGAGATAACGAACTGATCTTACATAACCATGCTGTTATTTTTAAACATATCCCCCTTAAAAAAACATGCGATTTAGATAAAACAATTAAAAATATAGTAAATAAAGGAAAATTTATGGATATGCGCCATCTGCTGGACAATACAAAAATTAAGCAGGCTGTTATTGGTGTTTCATATATTACAGATATCGTTTTTGAGAATGAATAA